Below is a genomic region from Microbulbifer sp. ALW1.
CCTGGGCGTCGCTGCCGAAAGGCGTATTCTCTTCGGTGTACAGTCCCTCACCGTGACTCGGTGTCAGACCGGATCCCTCATCCTGCAGGCTGCGGAAGCGCGGCATCACGCGCGGATAGGCCTGTGGATAACTATGGGTGGAGTAGCGTGACGCGTGGCTGGTACCGTAGCGGGAGCCGTTGGTGTAGGCCTGTTGAGAGCGCTGCTGGGTATAGTAGCGCGAGCGGTCAGTGCTCTGGGCGCTCTGCCCACTGCGGTTGTAGCCACGGAAATACTGCCGGCCGCTGTCGTTGGCCGCATACAGCGGGCTCTCGAATCCACTGGCGGCGTCGTCGCCATCACCGCGGGCGCTGGCCATCTGGAAGCCGCCCTCGGTCAGGTTGACCGGGGTGATGTCCTTGCGGCGCAGACGCGGGTGATGCTTGGGGCTCTTGGGATTGAGCTTGTCCAGCTGGGTATCCTGAGCGTAGGAAATGAAGGCATCCGTCAGCAGTACGTCCAGCACCGCGGCCATCTGCAGGCGCTGTGGGGAGTCCCGCAGGGTGCGGTCGAAATAACCCAGGTGATAGCGGTAGTCCACCATACTGCTGGGATTACCGGAGCTGGAGGCCGTGAGCTGCTTCAGCAGGTCGTTGGCGGTATCGCTGAGGCTGTAGTTATCAAACCACAGCAGCCGGTAATCCGTGCGCCGGTAAATGCGGCGTACGGCCACCGGATTGAAGATCGGGTCCTGGGCCGGCCAGGCGTCGGGGTTGTCCTCCAGCCAGTTCACCAAATGGGGGCGCACGGCATTTTCCGGCAGTACCGGCACCGTTTTCTGATTGGCTGTAAAAGCGTAATAGAGGGCAAACACACACAAACTGCCGAGAAAAATCAGCGGCAGCGGCGATTTGTGTTTGCGACGCTCTGGAATGAAATATGACATGGTACCTCAGCGATACTGCAGGGCGCCGGTTTACAGTGCGGAAGCCGGGTGCCCGATCGTTCATACCTTCCCAACCTTCGGAGTGCCTGTCCTTATTCGATCGACGACCGAGAGTCGCCAACGGCACACCTAAGTCGAGCATCCCGCGCGACCTTCCTTTTATGTAAGCGAAAGTTGAGAGCCGTTTTGCGCGTATCTCAACATCCGCCTGCCTGTGAAATTAAGTATGGCAACAAATGCGAAATTTGCTTGGCGCCAACTTCATTTCACCTTAGTTGGTTGGTGCGATTTGCTCCGGAGATGGTGGCTGGCAGGAAAAGAGTGCGCTTTTCGTGGAAAGATTAGGCAAGCAGGGTGCTGATACCGATGAAATGAGGTGAGTGTTACCGGGCGGGCGCACAACTTCCGCCGCGAAAATTGGCGGTAGGGCCAAGTTGGCGGTAGGACTAAGTTGGCGGATACGAAAAGTGCCGCAGCCTGCCACTGGCCTGGCCGTCGACATAAGTCTGTTCCCACAGGTGTGTGCTGCCATCCCGGTGCACGGCGACCAGCGTGCTTGCGCGAGTGCCGTAGCCACCGGCCAGGGAAATCGGCGACTCGCCGGCGAGATCTTCCGGTTCGATGCGCACAAAAATGGACGAAAGGGCCAATTCCATTGGCCTTCCCACTCCGGTATCCGGGAGTTGTGCGATGGGCGCGCGCAGTGTGTCCGCCAGCAGTGCCATCGCCGGGGCCACAAAATGTTCACTGTCCAGCTGCTCCGGGAGCTCGGCAACCAGTGCTGCCAGGGATTCCCTGCCGCGGGTGACCTTGGGCCAGGGGGCGTCCGCGGCGCCATTGGAGATGCCGTGAACACCGGGTGTCAGGGCAAAGGGTTGGTGGCGATTGCCTGCGCAGACCAGTGCTGCCCCGACCTTGTGGTCAAACAGTACTGCATTGAACCCGCGGTAGCGCGCGCCTTCGAGGCCTGTGGAAAAGTCGACGGGGCTGGCCGTGCCGGATAGAAATGCCAACGGGATTTCGCCACGGGACTGCGCATTCGGGGGCTCCGGGGTGCCGGGCTCTCGGATATTGGTTACCGCCGCTACCCGGCCGCCCGGCGCCATGCCGAGCCAGGTGCCGCCGGCTTCCAGGTCCCTGCCTGCGGTGATTGCCTGCTCCTGCCAGGGCTGGGCAGGTGCCGTTGGGCGCTGGTAGAACTCATCCCGGTTGGCCAGCATCACGAGGGGATAGTGGGGGTGCTGGCGGTAGGCAATCAGAAGCAGGCACATGGATTTTCCCCCGGGGCCCACTCCTGGGCTTTAAATGGCAATAACTTTCCAACCATAATAACGCCCAACTTGAATAACTGCGGTTTGAGTATGCTGACTTACCCCGAGATTGATCCCGTTGCAGTGGCCATAGGGCCGCTCAAGATCCACTGGTACGGCCTTATGTACCTGGTGGGCTTTGTTGCTGCCTGGTGGCTGGCCCTGCGTCGCGCCCAGAAACCCTGGTCGCCGGTGATCAAATCCGAGGTAGAGGACCTGATCCTGTTCTGCGCCATTGGCGTGGTGGTGGGCGGTCGTCTCGGCTACATGTTCTTCTACAACTTTGGCGAACTGGTGCAGCACCCGCTCAGTCTGTTCAAGGTCTGGGAGGGCGGCATGAGCTTCCACGGCGGCCTCATCGGGGTGATGGTTGCGGCGACGATCTATGCGCGCAAGATCGGCACTACCTTCCCCGCGCTGATCGATTTTGTGGCGCCGTTGGTACCCATTGGCCTAGGGCTCGGGCGTATCGGCAATTTTATCGGCCAAGAGTTGTGGGGGCGGGAAACCGACATGCCCTGGGGAATGGTCTTTCCCCGTGACCCGCAGCTGTTGGTACGTCACCCTTCGCAACTTTACCAGGCGTTTCTTGAGGGCCTGGTCCTGTTTGTGGTGTTGTGGATTTTCTCCCGCAAGCCGCGCCCACGTTTGGCTGTGGGTGGGCTGTTCATCCTGCTTTACGGTATTTTCCGCTTCCTGGTGGAGTTTGTGCGCCAGCCAGATACCGGCATCAGTGTGATGTTCGGCTGGATGACCCGCGGTCAATTGCTGTGCCTGCCGATGATCGCTGCCGGTATCATCTTGCTGATCTGGAGTTACCGCACCCAGCCGCTGCCCGAAGGCCGTGGCCAGGGTGAAACACCGAATGCCGCAGGGCAGGATAAGAAACAGAAGGGCTCCAGCAAGCCCAGTAACGGCGCCGCCAAGCGCGAAGCCAACTAACTTTACGGCCGGTTATATAAATGAAGCAGTATCTCGACCTCATGCGCCATGTGCGCGACAGCGGCACCCTCAAAAGCGATCGCACGGGCACCGGTACCCGCAGCGTATTCGGTTATCAAATGCGCTTTGATCTGGCCGAGGGTTTTCCGTTAATTACCACCAAGAAATGCCACCTGCGCTCCATCATTCACGAGCTGCTGTGGTTCCTGAAGGGCGATACCAATATTGGCTACCTGCAGGAAAACGGCGTGCGCATCTGGGATGAGTGGGCGACGGAAAAGGGCGACCTCGGGCCTGTCTACGGCTATCAGTGGCGCTCCTGGCCTACCGCCGATGGTCGCCATATCGACCAGATAAAAGACCTTGTTCAGCAGCTCAAGACGCGCCCGGATTCCCGCCGCCTGATTGTCAGTGCCTGGAACCCGGCGGACCTGCCCGATGAAGGGGTCTCCCCAAGTGCCAATGCGGCAGCCGGCAAAATGGCGCTGGCACCCTGCCACGCCCTGTTTCAGTTCTACGTGGCCGATGGCAAGTTGTCCTGCCAGCTGTACCAGCGCAGTGCGGATATCTTCCTGGGGGTGCCTTTCAATATCGCTTCCTACAGCCTGCTCACCCTGATGCTGGCGCAAGTGTGTGGCCTTGAGCCCGGCGATTTCGTGCATACCTTCGGTGACGCCCACCTCTACTCCAACCATATGCAGCAGGTGGAGGAGCAGTTGTCCCGGGAACCCCTGCCGCTGCCGAAGATGGTGATCAACCCCGAAGTGAAAGACCTGTTCGAGTTCCGCTTTGAGGACTTTGAGCTACAGGGTTACCAGGCGCACCCGCACATCCCCGCCCCGGTGGCGGTATGATGGCGGGGCTGAAACCACCGCTGGCCATGATTGTGGCGATGGCGCGCAATCGCGCCATCGGTCGCGAGAATGCGCTGCCCTGGAGGATTTCCGGGGACCTGCAGTTTTTCAAGCGCACCACCCTGGGCAAGCCCGTGGTGATGGGGCGCAAGACCTTTGAATCCATCGGTCGACCGCTGCCGGGGCGGAAAAATATCGTTATCACCCGCAATCCGGACTGGCGCGCAGAGGGGGTGTCGCTGGCGGCATCCCTGGAACAGGCGCTGGCGCTGGCTGCGCAAGCGGCGGCGGCGGGTGATGGTGCTGAAGAGATTATGGTCATTGGTGGTGCTGAAATTTACCGCCAGGCAATGCCCTTGGCACAGCGTTTGTATATCACCGAGGTGGAAGCAGAGGTGGAGGGAGACGCCTTCTTCCCGGAACTGGATGAAACCTGGGAAGAGGTCGGAAGGGACTGTTACCCGGCTTCGGACAAGGACGAATACAACTACTGCTTAGTCCAGTACGACAGGTTTAAATAAATGCAATTTGACTAAAAAATACTCTTTCGAGTAGATTTGGTCGAATGTTGCACAGTTTGAGCCGCTGCAATTGTGTGCATGAACCCCGGGGGTGTTACCCGGGTGTTACCTTGCTACACAGGGGAGGCGGCTCAGTCAATCGGCATTTGAATAATCAATTCGCCTGTTTACAATGTGCGGCTCTTAGCTGTCTTCAAACCAAAAAACTACCGCGTTGTGGCAGCTAATTCATCGCGACCATGTTGTGAAATATTGAACCCACTGGGGGGTCTAATGAAAACCAAGCGATTCATGGCTGTGGCGCTGACCACTGCGCTGTCTGCCGGCGCACTGTACGGTAGCGTAGCCACTGCGGATACACTCGACACCGTTCTTAAAGTCGGTCAGCAGAAAACTGCGGCAGCGACTGCATCTCAAAAGCGTATCGACAAGATCGCTCAGGAAACCTCTGACCTGCTCCAGCAGTTCAAGGTTGTGAACAAAGAGATTGACGGTCTGCGTGTATACAACCGTCAGCTCGAAAAGCAGCTGGCCAACCAGCTGTCCGTGATCAAGGACCTCGACGAGTCTATCGATCAGGTCACCGTGATCGAGCGTCAAATCCAGCCCCTGATCCTGCGCATGCTGGACGGCCTGGAGCAGTTCATCGAACTGGACGCCCCTTTCAAACTGGCCGAGCGTAAAGAAAACCTCGCCGGTGTGAAGAACAATATGGACCGTTCCGATATCACTGTAGCGGAGAAATTCCGTCAGGTGCTGGAGCTGTACAACTTCGAAGCCGAATACGCGCGTAAGATCGACAGCTACGGCGATACCCTGAACGTGAACGGTCAGGATCGTGAAGTAAACGTACTGCAGATCGGCCGTATTGCCCTGGTAGCTCAGACCACCGACTCCAAAATCTCTCTGGCTTACGACAAGGCCCAGAAAGCATGGGTTGAGATCGATTCCGGCGAATACCGCCGCGCAATCATGCAGGGTCTGAAAATCGCCAAGAAACAGGCCACTACCGACATCATGACTATGCCGATTCCGGCTCCGGAGGCTGCGCAATGAAAACCATCGCCAAAAGCGTATTAGCAGTAGCTGCCGCTGGCCTGATCAGCGTTTCCGCTGTAGCCCAGGACAAAGCTACCTCCCTGGACCAACTGCTGAAAATGGTTCAGACCTCTAAAGTTGCCGAGTCTGCCGAGCACAAAAAGCGCGAAGCGGACTTCCGTCGCCAGAAAGCCAATCAGGCTTCCCTGCTGAGCCAGGCAGAAAACACCCGCACTTCTGAAGAAGCCCGCTCCGCGGCGCTGGAGAAGAAGTACGAAGAACAGGAACTGCTGGTTCAACAAAAGCGTCAGCAGCTGGACGAGCGCCTCGGCTCTCTGAAAGAACTGTTTGGTCACCTGACCTCTACCGCTGGCGACCTGCGCGCCAACCTGCAAGGTTCCCTGGTTTCCGCTCAATACCCTGGCCGTGCCGAGTTCCTCGATCAGCTGATCGACAAAATGAACTCTGCGACCAAACTGCCGACCATCAAGGAAATCGAGCGTCTGTGGTACGAGCTGCAGCGTGAGACTGTGGAGTCAGGCAAAGTTGTCAAGTTCAGCGGCACTGTGATCAAGCCCGACGGTGAGCAGGCTGAGCAGGAAGTTGTACGTGTTGGTAACTTCAACCTGGTTTCCAACGGCAAATACCTGGAAATGAACGACAACCAGAAGATGGCCGAGCTGATCCGTCAGCCCGACGGCAAGTACCTGAGCATGGCGTCTGACCTGCAGGCAGCGACCAGCGGCTTCAGCCCCTTCGGTATCGACCCCACTGGTCCTACCGGCGGTTCTTACCTGAAAGCCATGATCGCCAGCCCGAGCCTGGTTGAGCGTTGGCACCAGGGTGGCATCGTTGGTTACATCATCTCTGCAGTTGGTGTAGTTGCGGTACTGCTGGCCCTGTGGCGTCTGCTGGTGCTGTCCGGTGTTAACTCTAAAGTGAATGCCCAGCTGCGCTCTTCTACTCCAAACACCAACAACCCGCTGGGTCGTGTTCTGGCTGTTGCGGAAGAGAACAAAGGTGTTGACGGCGAGACTCTGGAACTGAAGATGGAAGAAGCGGTGCTGAAAGAGCGTCCGGCCATCGAATCCGGTCTGAACCTGCTGAAGATCATCGCCATGGTTGCTCCGCTGCTGGGTCTGCTGGGTACCGTTACCGGTATGATCATCACCTTCCAGGCGATCACCATCTTCGGCGCGGGCGATCCTAAAGCCATGGCGGGTGGTATCTCCTCTGCACTGGTAACCACCGTTCTGGGTCTGGTCGTGGCTATCCCGACCGTGCTGCTGCACACCATCGTGAACGGCCGTGCCAAGCGCATCCTGCACATCCTGGACGAACAGAGTGCCGGTATCGTTGCAGAAAACGCTGAGCGTAAATAAGAGGAGGCGGCAACATGCACGCATTAAATGACGCATGGGCCGCCGTCAACGCCTTTATGGCGTCGGGCGGGCCAGTACTACTTCTGATCGCCGGCCTGACCTTCTTCATGTGGACGCTGATTTTCGAGCGGGTCTTTTACTTCAATGGCGGTCTGAAACGTGACGTTCAGGGCGCCGTGGACACCTGGGAAGCGCGCCCCGAGCGCAAATCCTGGAGTGCTCACCAGATCCGCTACGCACTGGTTTCCCGGGTATCCGAGAAAATTCAGAGCAATATGGACATGATCCAGACTTGTGTTGCCCTGGCGCCGTTGTTCGGCCTGCTGGGTACTGTCTGGGGCATGATCAACGTGTTCGAAGTTCTCGCGATCACTGGCGGTGGTGATGCCAAGCAAATGGCCAGCGGTGTATCCATGGCCACCATCCCGACAATGGCGGGTATGGTGACTGCACTGTCTGGGGTATTTGCCAATACCTACATCACCCGTACCGCAGAGCGTGAAACCCAGCTGCTGGAAGATCATCTGACGATGGATCACTGACGGCACCACTGTACAGGTGCGCAGGTTCCTCAATTGGGGCCTGTTCACCGGAAGGTTTAGCCAATTCAGGGAGCTTTCACTATCACATCGCTGATGTGCAGGCTCCACAAGGCCAAATCTCGCTATTAGCATTTCGCTAGAGAGAGTTGCAATGAGCAGAAAAAAGACTACGGCAGAAGAAGAAGGGCAAGCAATTGACCTCACGCCCATGCTGGACGTGGTGTTCATCATGCTGATCTTCTTCATCGTCACCGCGACCTTTATCAAGGAGCCGGGCGTCGATGTTGTTAAGCCGGAAGCGACTACCGCTGACCTCAAAGCCGCCTCTATTCTGGTAGCGATTAACGACAACGACGAAATCTGGATTGCCAAAGAGCAAGTAGACGACCGCCTGGTGAAAAACACCCTGGAGCGTCTCTATGCCGAAAACCCGAAAGGGTGGTTGGTTATTCAGCCCGATAAGAAGGCGAGTATCGAGAAGGTTGCCCTGATCGCAGATGCGGCCAGGAAGATCGGAATCGAGAAAGTCTCGGTCGCTACAGAGAAGAGTTAACAGCTATGAACCCGGTAAGACTAGTAGGGGCGGGTGCGCTGGCGGTAGCCACCACTTTTGCCCTGATCTTCACCATGCATGCGCTGATCGAAGCCAACTTGGGTGCTCCCAAAGAGGAAGAGCAGATCAAGGTAGCCGACGTCGTGATGCCGGAGCAGAAGATCGAAACGCAATACGATACCAGCAAACCGGACAAGCCCGACGAACCTGAACAGCCGCCGCCCGATATGCCGGAGCCGGAGTTTGACCAGCCTGACGTAGACAATGCTTTGAACATGTCTGCCCCGGCTGCCAGCGCCGACCTCAACGTGGGTGGTATCGGTGGTTTCGCCTCTGAAGGTGACTACCTGCCGATCGTGAAGGTTCAGCCCCAGTATCCGCGTCGCGCACTGCAGCGTGGTATTGAAGGTTGGGTAGTTGTGGAATACACGGTAACCAAGAACGGCTCTGTGCGGGACCCGAAAGTCGTGGAAGCATTCACGCTCGACGGTAACCCCACCACTATCTTCAACAGTGCGGCGATCAAGTCTGCGTTGAAGTACAAGTACAAGCCGCGGGTTGTTGATGGTGAGCCAATTGAAGTGCCTGGTGTAAAAACCAAGATCAGCTTCAACATGGCCAAGAACTAATAGGGGACGCATATGATTATGACGACCGTGACGAAAAGCCTTTCCAGGCTCGTCCTGCGCACGTCCGTAGCGCTGCCCCTGGTACTGGCACCAGCCGTAAGCGTTACGGTACTGGAGGCTGCGGGTGTATCTGCACCTTTCGCCCAGGCGGAAGCCCAGAGCGAGCAGAAGACCCGCAAAGTGCCGGCCATGCGTGAGAACGTGTTCAAAAAGCTGGGTGCTGTGCAGGAAGCTGCCGATGCCCAGAACTGGCCGGCCGCGCTGGCTGCTCTGAAGGAAATGGAAGCGGGAAAAGACAAGTACAACGGCTATGAAATAGCGCAGATGTACTACTTCTACGGCTTCGTTTATTTCCAGATGGAGCGCTACAACGACGCCATCGCCAACTACAAGAAAGTACTGCAGCAGGGTGAATCCAACCTGCCAGTAGCACTGGAAGTAGGAACCCTGTTCACCATAGCCCAGCTGTACTTTGTAACCGAAAACTACAAAGAAGCAGTCAACTACCTGAACAAGTGGTTCGCGGTTTCCGATCGCATTACTGCCGATTCTTACGCGTTGCGCGCCCAGGCTTACTACCAGCTGGGTGACAACAACAAGGCACTGGCCGATATGAACCAGGCAGTGTCCATGTACGAAAAAGAAGGCAAGGTGCCCAAGGAACCATGGTTCGGCCTGCAGCGTTTCCTCTACTACGAGAAGAACGACTACAAGCAAGTGACCAACATCCTTGAGAAGCTGGTTAAGCACTACCCGAAAGGGGAGTACTACAAGCAGCTGGCGGGCATGTACGGCGAACTCAAGCGTGAAGACGATATGCTTCACATGATGGAAGCCGCCTACCTTGCTGGTGCCCTGCAGAAAGAGAAAGAGCTGTTGAACATGGCTTACCTCTTTATGGGTGCGGAAATGCCGTACAAGGGTGCCAAGGTAATCGACAAGGGTATCAAAGAGAAAAAGATCCCGCGTACCTCCAAGAATCTGGAAACCCTGGCTCAGGCTTACCAGATGGCTCAGGAGCTGCAAAAGTCGATTCCGGAGCTGGAAGCAGCGGCCAGCATGTCTGATAAAGGCGACCTCTATTCCCGTCTGGCAGGTATTTACCTGGATCTGGACAAGAATAAGGAAGCGGTAGACATGGGTGCGAAGGCGCTGAAAAAGGGCGATATCAAACGTCCCGATCAGCTCTACATCGTGCTGGGTATGGCCAATGCCAACCTGAAGAAGTACGACGCTGCACTGAAGAACTTCAAAGAAGCGAAGAAAGACAAGCGCTCCGAGAAGTTTGCCAGCCAGTGGATTACGTTCGTAGAGAACGAAGCGGAGCGGGAAAAGCAACTGGCAATGTAAGCCGGGTGTTTTATCCGAACCGAGAGGCCGCACTTAGTGCGGCCTTTTTTTTGTCTGATTTTTGCGTGGACTGGCGTTTACTTGGTCAATAAATGGGAATTATTTGCATTTTCGCCAGAATCGACTAAATACTGAAAGTAGCTGATCAGCTTTTTCCGCCGCGCTACGACACTCAGTCGCTGGCGCGACCAATCAACACCTGAAAATAAAAAGGAGAGGTGTTTATGGAACAGGCTTATCTGCCCAATACCATTCCCCAGTTTTCCATTTCCAAAAAATCGGCAGTCCTGCTACGCAACGGCACGTTTGCGCTCGGCGTTACCGGGCTGTTACTGCTGGGTATGTCGCAACTGATTGCCACTGACTACCGGGCACCAACGGAAGCGCTTCCCCCCAGGGTTGCGCCGATTCATATGCCGGAGGTAACACCTACGGTCTATCGATCGGATCCGGTGCTGAAGCCCCAGGAAATACCGCCGACCGTTCAGCCAACCGTGGTGGAGCGGAATATTGAACCGGGCGATGTGCCGATAACTTTTGAGCCACCGGTGGTCGAGCGGCGGACATTCGATCCGACGCTGGTGAATGCCGATCCTTTGCCCATCTACAAGCCGGCGCCGCGCTACCCGCGCAGGGCACTGGCGAGGGGTATAGAGGGTTATGTAGTGGTGGAATTCACTATTAGCACGAATGGCAGTGTGAAAAACCCGAGTGTTGTCGGTGGCTATGATAGCGCCGGCGTGCCGACGGATATTTTCAACAGTGCCGCACTCAATGCGGTGGAGCGTTTCAAATACCGACCTTTGATGTCTGAGGGGCAACCGGTGGAGAAGCACGGTGTGCGCAATCGGATCAGTTTCAAAATGGCAGAATAAGGGGTAAGGCAAAAAATAGCGGGCTTATCGGCCCGCTATTTTTTTAAGGGATATCGACTCGCAGATCAGTCGATCTCTCGTACCGCGCCCTTGTCGGCGCTGGTAGCGAGCAGTGCATAGGCCTTGAGTGCGCGGCTAACCTTGCGCGGGCGGACCTTGGCAGGCTTCCAGCCTTCCTGGCCCTTGTTATTCATGGCTTCGCGGCGGCGATGAAGCTCCGCTTCCGGAATGTCTACTTCGATCAGGCGCTTGGGTATATCGATGCGCACCAGATCGCCGTCCTGCACCAGGCCGATATTGCCTCCACCAGCGGCTTCCGGTGAGACGTGGCCAATAGACAGGCCGGAGGTGCCACCGGAGAAGCGGCCATCGGTAATCAGGGCACAAGACTTACCCAGCCCCTTGGATTTCAGGTAGCTGGTGGGATACAGCATCTCCTGCATACCGGGGCCACCTTTTGGGCCCTCGTAGCGCACAATAACCGCTTCTCCTTCCTTCACCTTGCCTTCCAGGATGTGTGCCACGGCGTCTTCCTGGCTCTCGACAATATGTGCCGGCCCTTCGAACTGCCACAGTTCCTCTTCCACCCCGGAGGTTTTTACCACACAGCCGTCCGGCGCGAGGTTACCGAACAGCACTGCCAGGCCGCCCTCTTGCGAGTAGGCATGCTCCACCGAGCGAATGCAGCCGTTCTCGCGATCGCCGTCCAGGTTGTTCCAGCGGCAATCCTGACTGAAGGCCGTCTGGGTTGGGATACCGGCGGGGCCGGCGCGGAAGAATTTGTGTACTGCGGGGTCGTCGGTACGGCGAATGTCCCATTGCTCCAGCGCTTCCTTGAAGGAGTTGCTGTGTACCGTGGGCAGGCTGGCGTCCAGCAGTCCGCCGGCTTCCAGTTCCCCGAGAATCGACATGACGCCGCCGGCGCGGTGAACGTCTTCGATATGGTATTTCTGGGTATTGGGTGCCACTTTGCACAGCTGTGGAATCTTGCGCGACAGGCGGTCGATGTCCGCCAGGGTGAAGTCCACTTCACCTTCCAGGGCTGCGGCGAGCAGGTGCAGAATAGTGTTGGTGGAGCCGCCCATGGCAATGTCCAGCGCCATCGCATTGGAGAAAGCAGCGCGATTGGCAATGGTGCGCGGCAGCGCCGTCTCGTCGTCGTTATCGTAATAGCGTTTGGCCAGCGCCACGATTTCGCGTCCGGCACGCAGGAACAATTGTTCGCGATCGGCATGGGTGGCGAGCATGGTGCCATTGCCTGGCAGTGACAGGCCCAGGGCCTCGGTCAGGCAGTTCATGGAGTTG
It encodes:
- a CDS encoding MotA/TolQ/ExbB proton channel family protein, which codes for MHALNDAWAAVNAFMASGGPVLLLIAGLTFFMWTLIFERVFYFNGGLKRDVQGAVDTWEARPERKSWSAHQIRYALVSRVSEKIQSNMDMIQTCVALAPLFGLLGTVWGMINVFEVLAITGGGDAKQMASGVSMATIPTMAGMVTALSGVFANTYITRTAERETQLLEDHLTMDH
- a CDS encoding DUF3450 domain-containing protein, whose product is MKTKRFMAVALTTALSAGALYGSVATADTLDTVLKVGQQKTAAATASQKRIDKIAQETSDLLQQFKVVNKEIDGLRVYNRQLEKQLANQLSVIKDLDESIDQVTVIERQIQPLILRMLDGLEQFIELDAPFKLAERKENLAGVKNNMDRSDITVAEKFRQVLELYNFEAEYARKIDSYGDTLNVNGQDREVNVLQIGRIALVAQTTDSKISLAYDKAQKAWVEIDSGEYRRAIMQGLKIAKKQATTDIMTMPIPAPEAAQ
- a CDS encoding MotA/TolQ/ExbB proton channel family protein, producing MKTIAKSVLAVAAAGLISVSAVAQDKATSLDQLLKMVQTSKVAESAEHKKREADFRRQKANQASLLSQAENTRTSEEARSAALEKKYEEQELLVQQKRQQLDERLGSLKELFGHLTSTAGDLRANLQGSLVSAQYPGRAEFLDQLIDKMNSATKLPTIKEIERLWYELQRETVESGKVVKFSGTVIKPDGEQAEQEVVRVGNFNLVSNGKYLEMNDNQKMAELIRQPDGKYLSMASDLQAATSGFSPFGIDPTGPTGGSYLKAMIASPSLVERWHQGGIVGYIISAVGVVAVLLALWRLLVLSGVNSKVNAQLRSSTPNTNNPLGRVLAVAEENKGVDGETLELKMEEAVLKERPAIESGLNLLKIIAMVAPLLGLLGTVTGMIITFQAITIFGAGDPKAMAGGISSALVTTVLGLVVAIPTVLLHTIVNGRAKRILHILDEQSAGIVAENAERK
- a CDS encoding biopolymer transporter ExbD, yielding MSRKKTTAEEEGQAIDLTPMLDVVFIMLIFFIVTATFIKEPGVDVVKPEATTADLKAASILVAINDNDEIWIAKEQVDDRLVKNTLERLYAENPKGWLVIQPDKKASIEKVALIADAARKIGIEKVSVATEKS
- a CDS encoding dihydrofolate reductase encodes the protein MMAGLKPPLAMIVAMARNRAIGRENALPWRISGDLQFFKRTTLGKPVVMGRKTFESIGRPLPGRKNIVITRNPDWRAEGVSLAASLEQALALAAQAAAAGDGAEEIMVIGGAEIYRQAMPLAQRLYITEVEAEVEGDAFFPELDETWEEVGRDCYPASDKDEYNYCLVQYDRFK
- a CDS encoding NRDE family protein — its product is MCLLLIAYRQHPHYPLVMLANRDEFYQRPTAPAQPWQEQAITAGRDLEAGGTWLGMAPGGRVAAVTNIREPGTPEPPNAQSRGEIPLAFLSGTASPVDFSTGLEGARYRGFNAVLFDHKVGAALVCAGNRHQPFALTPGVHGISNGAADAPWPKVTRGRESLAALVAELPEQLDSEHFVAPAMALLADTLRAPIAQLPDTGVGRPMELALSSIFVRIEPEDLAGESPISLAGGYGTRASTLVAVHRDGSTHLWEQTYVDGQASGRLRHFSYPPT
- a CDS encoding energy transducer TonB; translated protein: MNPVRLVGAGALAVATTFALIFTMHALIEANLGAPKEEEQIKVADVVMPEQKIETQYDTSKPDKPDEPEQPPPDMPEPEFDQPDVDNALNMSAPAASADLNVGGIGGFASEGDYLPIVKVQPQYPRRALQRGIEGWVVVEYTVTKNGSVRDPKVVEAFTLDGNPTTIFNSAAIKSALKYKYKPRVVDGEPIEVPGVKTKISFNMAKN
- the lgt gene encoding prolipoprotein diacylglyceryl transferase, whose translation is MLTYPEIDPVAVAIGPLKIHWYGLMYLVGFVAAWWLALRRAQKPWSPVIKSEVEDLILFCAIGVVVGGRLGYMFFYNFGELVQHPLSLFKVWEGGMSFHGGLIGVMVAATIYARKIGTTFPALIDFVAPLVPIGLGLGRIGNFIGQELWGRETDMPWGMVFPRDPQLLVRHPSQLYQAFLEGLVLFVVLWIFSRKPRPRLAVGGLFILLYGIFRFLVEFVRQPDTGISVMFGWMTRGQLLCLPMIAAGIILLIWSYRTQPLPEGRGQGETPNAAGQDKKQKGSSKPSNGAAKREAN
- a CDS encoding energy transducer TonB; amino-acid sequence: MEQAYLPNTIPQFSISKKSAVLLRNGTFALGVTGLLLLGMSQLIATDYRAPTEALPPRVAPIHMPEVTPTVYRSDPVLKPQEIPPTVQPTVVERNIEPGDVPITFEPPVVERRTFDPTLVNADPLPIYKPAPRYPRRALARGIEGYVVVEFTISTNGSVKNPSVVGGYDSAGVPTDIFNSAALNAVERFKYRPLMSEGQPVEKHGVRNRISFKMAE
- a CDS encoding lipopolysaccharide assembly protein LapB, which produces MIMTTVTKSLSRLVLRTSVALPLVLAPAVSVTVLEAAGVSAPFAQAEAQSEQKTRKVPAMRENVFKKLGAVQEAADAQNWPAALAALKEMEAGKDKYNGYEIAQMYYFYGFVYFQMERYNDAIANYKKVLQQGESNLPVALEVGTLFTIAQLYFVTENYKEAVNYLNKWFAVSDRITADSYALRAQAYYQLGDNNKALADMNQAVSMYEKEGKVPKEPWFGLQRFLYYEKNDYKQVTNILEKLVKHYPKGEYYKQLAGMYGELKREDDMLHMMEAAYLAGALQKEKELLNMAYLFMGAEMPYKGAKVIDKGIKEKKIPRTSKNLETLAQAYQMAQELQKSIPELEAAASMSDKGDLYSRLAGIYLDLDKNKEAVDMGAKALKKGDIKRPDQLYIVLGMANANLKKYDAALKNFKEAKKDKRSEKFASQWITFVENEAEREKQLAM
- a CDS encoding thymidylate synthase, whose amino-acid sequence is MKQYLDLMRHVRDSGTLKSDRTGTGTRSVFGYQMRFDLAEGFPLITTKKCHLRSIIHELLWFLKGDTNIGYLQENGVRIWDEWATEKGDLGPVYGYQWRSWPTADGRHIDQIKDLVQQLKTRPDSRRLIVSAWNPADLPDEGVSPSANAAAGKMALAPCHALFQFYVADGKLSCQLYQRSADIFLGVPFNIASYSLLTLMLAQVCGLEPGDFVHTFGDAHLYSNHMQQVEEQLSREPLPLPKMVINPEVKDLFEFRFEDFELQGYQAHPHIPAPVAV